Part of the Nitrospinaceae bacterium genome is shown below.
ATAGCCCTGCTTTCGAATCCGCACCAACTCCTTTTCAACATCCTCTCTTCGCGTAATTGAATTTTCAGTGTATCGGCGCAGACCATGTTCCCGGATTAATCGATCAAGCCTATCGAAGGGCAAGTAGGCCGAGAAAAGCTTGGCCCCTGAGCCAACGAAATGCCACGTCCGCCGATTACCATGGAGCGAGTGCACACGGAGCCTGCCAGGGCTCTCGATGGTCTCGACAACCACAGTCACATCACCGTCCTCCACACGAATGGAAACGGTTGCCTGAATCTCAGAAGCCAGATTTTCAAGAAGGGGTCGCGCCTCGGGAACCAGATTGATGCGCCTTCCCGCCTCAACCCCGAGTTCAAACGCGCCAAAGCCAAGTGAATACTTGGTCGAGTCCGGACACATCTGAAGGAAACCGGCATCCACCAGGGTCTTGAGGGTGCGGTGAACCTGATTTTTATGCAGGCCCAACTCCCGGGCTATATCGCTCACCCCCCACTCAGGCTGATGCTCCTTGAAGATACCGAGTATTTCGAGCCCCCGTCTAAGGCCCTCGGAGCGATTCGCCTCTCCCATACCAAAACTCCTGTCATGCCGTTCACATTATGTGTACATCATCAATCTATATGTGTAAGTTCAGTTTCCGACTTCAACTACCATGAGTCAACCTATCCTCGGGCAAAATACCTTATCTTATTCAGTAACAATAACTTACGCTTCACATCTACCTACGACAGATTCCCGGCTGTAGGATATGGTATGATAAACCATACTTATAAGGCGAGCGTCTTCGTCTCGATGTTTTCTAGCCTAATCTTTCTATTTAACGGAGACCTTAAAAGTGGCAGATCACGATATTCTCGGAAAAAGATATGCCCGCGATGATGGGAACGATATGGTCTCTGGTGATGCACTCTTCGTTGAGGACATCGAACCAGGCAGGCTCCTTTACGGTGCAGTGGTTCGTGCCGGTAGGCCCCATGCACGCATCCTCAACGTGGATACCGCCAAGGCCGCTCGTGCAAAGGGCGTCGTATGTGTCCTTACCGCCGAGGACATCCCCAACAATCGCTACGGACCCTCCTTTCCCGATCAACGACTCCTCTGTGATGATAAGGTGCGCTACGAGGGAGACCCCGTTGTCGCCCTTTGTGCCGAGAGTTGGGAGGAGGCCGAAGAGGCGGCCCGTCTGGTCAACGTCAAATACGAAGACCTGCCCGCCGTGCTGACCGCAGAGCAAGCCTTGGAGGAGGGCAGCCCCCTTGTCCACGAAACGCATCCCACGGGCAACCTCGTTACCGAGGGAAAAGTAATTCGGGGCGACGTTGAGGCCGGATTTGCCGAGGCCGACATCGTTGTCGAGGAGTGCTACCACTCGCAGGCGCAGGAGCATGCCTCGATAGAGCCACATCTTTGCATGGCACAGTTGGAAAGCAACGGTCGCCTGACGATCCACGTATCGACCCAAACTCCGTTTCGTATCCGGGGCGATCTGGCCAAGGTTCTTGGCCTGCCCCTCACGAAGGTTCGCGTCCTGAGCGCCACCGCTGGCGGCGCCTTCGGCGGCAAACACGAAATTATGCTTGAGGCCTTCGCCTCGATATGCGCCATGCGCACCCGGCGACCCGTGAAATTTCGCATGTCTCGCGAGGAGGAATTCACCGCCTCGACCGTACGCCACCCCTTCAAGATGAACTACAAGACCGGTGTGACGCGGGACGGAAAGATCACCGCCGTCGAGATCAAACTGCTTCTGAACGGCGGGGCCTATGCCTCGGCAGGTGGTGGCGTGGCCGCCAAAGCGGCGCTCATGGGACCGGGCCCCTACAAGATAGACAACATTCGCGCCGAATTCGCTCTCACCTATACCAACAACGGTTTCGCCGGCGCCGTCAGGGGATTCGGCGCCACCCAAACGTGCTACGCCTGCGAGCGCCACATGGACCTCATAGCACGCAAGTTGAACATGGACCCGCTTGAGCTAAGACGTCGCAACGCCATGAAAACAGGCGACCCGGCCCATAGTGGCGATGCCATCACGAGTTGCGGACTAGGCGAGACGATGGACACCGCCACGAAGGCGGTGGACTGGGACAACATTGGTCGCGGCGCAAAATCCGCCTGCGGCACGAAACGACGGGGACGCGGAATGGCCGCGATGATTTATCCGGTTGCCGGTTTCGGCAATGCCACACCCAGCGCCGCCTTCTCCCGCGTGAACGAAG
Proteins encoded:
- a CDS encoding xanthine dehydrogenase family protein, which produces MADHDILGKRYARDDGNDMVSGDALFVEDIEPGRLLYGAVVRAGRPHARILNVDTAKAARAKGVVCVLTAEDIPNNRYGPSFPDQRLLCDDKVRYEGDPVVALCAESWEEAEEAARLVNVKYEDLPAVLTAEQALEEGSPLVHETHPTGNLVTEGKVIRGDVEAGFAEADIVVEECYHSQAQEHASIEPHLCMAQLESNGRLTIHVSTQTPFRIRGDLAKVLGLPLTKVRVLSATAGGAFGGKHEIMLEAFASICAMRTRRPVKFRMSREEEFTASTVRHPFKMNYKTGVTRDGKITAVEIKLLLNGGAYASAGGGVAAKAALMGPGPYKIDNIRAEFALTYTNNGFAGAVRGFGATQTCYACERHMDLIARKLNMDPLELRRRNAMKTGDPAHSGDAITSCGLGETMDTATKAVDWDNIGRGAKSACGTKRRGRGMAAMIYPVAGFGNATPSAAFSRVNEDGTLTVIVGITDVGQGSNVVLRQVAAEELGIPMEHVSLINGDTSVSPFDPGSTGSRISHLGGKAVKIAVSKVKAQLLDKAAGMMEAAPEDLRIRNSMVYVEGSPDRKIPLKEVALACHKASELVVSEGTHKSQDLGVDKTTHQGKGFECYVFATQCAEVEVDIETGEYRVLHLAASHDVGTAINPMNVEGQIEGGASMGYGLGLMEEIQMKDGRVQNPYFMDYHIPTPTDMPEKFTSIIVQTNEPRGPFGVKGVAEPSVNPTAPAVVNALCDAIGAEITDLPATPEAVLRALQNKTKTIS
- a CDS encoding IclR family transcriptional regulator, producing the protein MGEANRSEGLRRGLEILGIFKEHQPEWGVSDIARELGLHKNQVHRTLKTLVDAGFLQMCPDSTKYSLGFGAFELGVEAGRRINLVPEARPLLENLASEIQATVSIRVEDGDVTVVVETIESPGRLRVHSLHGNRRTWHFVGSGAKLFSAYLPFDRLDRLIREHGLRRYTENSITRREDVEKELVRIRKQGYAVSKGEHYPDIFGVAAPILCPNGNLLAILVAAMPYTGISKSRQDQIIRKVVQTGKKISVLFRTRAKNNEIGHSRAPVNKETRTAGASV